Proteins from a genomic interval of Kiritimatiellia bacterium:
- a CDS encoding iron-sulfur cluster assembly scaffold protein: MTNSQNKKPDTDPFFGRMNDPTASGAIKGPCGDEMEFYLDIRGDRIEAVRYYTDGCGHTRMCGSAVARRAQGKTVLEALGISPREIIDAQECLPDEGKHCAILAVSTLYRALAAYLLAP; the protein is encoded by the coding sequence ATGACGAACAGCCAGAACAAGAAACCGGATACCGACCCTTTCTTTGGCCGAATGAACGACCCCACGGCTTCAGGCGCGATCAAGGGCCCGTGCGGGGACGAGATGGAGTTCTATCTCGATATACGGGGCGACCGCATCGAAGCGGTCCGCTACTACACGGATGGCTGCGGTCACACCCGGATGTGCGGCTCCGCGGTCGCGCGCAGGGCCCAAGGGAAGACGGTCCTCGAGGCGCTGGGCATAAGCCCGCGCGAGATCATTGACGCGCAGGAATGTCTGCCGGACGAAGGCAAGCACTGCGCGATCCTGGCTGTGAGCACGCTGTATCGGGCCTTGGCGGCCTATCTATTGGCGCCCTGA